A section of the Pseudanabaena mucicola str. Chao 1806 genome encodes:
- the gltB gene encoding glutamate synthase large subunit yields MEVSRVNTSQSYQSSQSGTANLIQGPSWLVEERDACGVGFIADKEGRASHKIISNALKALTCMEHRGGCSADQDSGDGAGIMTAIPWALLQKEISEIDPAHTAVGMFFFPQERERTATCREITERIAAQEGLKLLKWRVVPVNPEVLGIQARENQPHIEQAAFIADADHQNTDQIERAIYITRRRIKLEIEKLFPTGGSNFYIASLSNTTIIYKGMVRSAILDKFYADLQNPEYVSAFAIYHRRFSTNTLPKWPLAQPMRFLGHNGEINTMQGNTNWFLARQGDLSHPNWVDAKGDRIKDLLPVLKPNESDSATLDHVFELLIETGHSPLEAIMILVPEAYENQPDLRDRPEIVDFYEYYSGLQEAWDGPALLAFSDGKIVGAALDRNGLRPARYVITNDGMVIVSSEAGTVDIPEVDIVEKGRLGPGQTIAVDLQTHEILHNWDIKQRVATAHPYGEWIKQYRKNLKAKPFAESPTLDEQTVLTHQTAFGYTLEDVEMVIEAMAQDGKEPVFCMGDDVPLAFLSQRPHLLYDYFKQRFAQVTNPPIDPLREGTVMSLSMCLGERANLLLATPEAANQIKISSPVINETELEELQNFGFDTAKLDMLFPVAAGANGLKDAIAKLTSSAIAAVRSGAKLLILSDRNLSAEHAYIPPLLAVGSVHHRLCDQGIRMKASIVVDTAQCWSTHHFACLIGYGASAICPYMALETTRQWWGKAKTQTQMQTGKIKSLTITQVQDSYRKAVEGGLLKILSKMGISLLSSYSGAQIFEAIGIGAEVVDTCFKGTVSRVGGVNFTDIASELLNFHAQAFPELKQKKLENYGFVQYRPTGEYHMNSPEMAKALHKAVTGDGYDHYEIYRTQLQNRTPTALRDLLEFKSDRHSIPLSEVEDVSEILKRFCTGAMSLGALSREAHEVLAIAMNRVGGKSNCGEGGEDPIRYLPINDVDANGISATFPHLKGLKNGDTANSAIKQIASGRFGVTPSYLVSSDQLEIKVAQGAKPGEGGQLPGPKVSSYIAMLRNSKPGVSLISPPPHHDIYSIEDLAQLIYDLHQINPTAKVSVKLVSEIGIGTIAAGVAKANADIIQISGYDGGTGASPLSSIKHAGSPWELGLAEVHTSLMMNKLRDRVLLRVDGGFKTGWDVAIAALLGGEEYGFGTAAMIAEGCIMARVCHTNKCPVGVTSQLEQFRKRFPGTPENVVNFLYFVAEEVRQILAKLGYKSLKEIIGRSDLLTKRQDLKLVKLDLNQVDLGCLINLPDTKSDRSWLEHSPTSHSNGAVLDDEILADLEVQQAIANQTDLNKTYKIVNTDRSVGARVSGAIAKKYGNSGLASHLNLEFVGAAGQSFGAFNINGVNLSVIGEANDYVGKGLNGGVISIKPSPESTFNPADNSIVGNTCLYGATGGYLFVNGRAGERFGVRNSGAKAVVEGTGDHCCEYMTGGVIVVLGTTGRNVGAGMTGGIAYFLDLDDKFQERLSQEVLKVQRVSTIAGENQLRELIQSSYDYTGSPRAKEIVDNWSTYLPKFWQVVPPSEQNSPEAIDVFPIAATV; encoded by the coding sequence ATGGAAGTGAGCCGCGTGAATACAAGTCAGTCTTATCAGTCTAGTCAGTCTGGAACTGCTAATCTTATCCAAGGTCCCTCTTGGCTAGTTGAAGAGCGTGATGCCTGTGGAGTAGGCTTTATTGCTGACAAGGAAGGTCGAGCTAGCCATAAAATTATCAGCAATGCGCTCAAAGCTTTGACTTGTATGGAACATCGCGGTGGGTGTAGTGCAGACCAAGATTCGGGCGACGGTGCTGGGATCATGACCGCAATTCCTTGGGCTTTGTTGCAGAAGGAAATTTCCGAAATCGATCCTGCCCATACTGCCGTAGGAATGTTTTTCTTCCCACAGGAACGCGAGCGCACCGCCACTTGTCGCGAAATTACTGAAAGAATTGCAGCGCAGGAAGGACTAAAACTTTTAAAATGGCGCGTTGTACCTGTCAATCCAGAGGTATTAGGAATTCAGGCTCGTGAAAATCAGCCCCATATTGAGCAAGCTGCCTTTATTGCCGATGCCGATCATCAGAATACCGATCAGATTGAACGCGCCATTTATATCACCCGTCGTCGGATTAAGCTGGAAATTGAAAAGCTTTTCCCCACTGGTGGTAGTAACTTCTACATTGCGTCGCTATCAAATACCACGATTATCTATAAGGGGATGGTGCGATCGGCGATTCTGGACAAATTTTATGCTGATCTCCAAAATCCTGAGTATGTCTCGGCTTTCGCTATCTATCACCGTCGCTTTAGCACCAATACTTTACCCAAATGGCCACTAGCTCAGCCAATGCGTTTCCTCGGTCATAATGGCGAAATTAACACGATGCAGGGGAATACCAATTGGTTCTTAGCGCGTCAGGGCGATCTCTCCCATCCCAATTGGGTTGATGCTAAAGGTGATCGCATTAAAGATCTCTTACCAGTTCTCAAACCCAATGAGAGCGATTCCGCAACTTTGGATCACGTTTTTGAGTTGCTGATTGAGACGGGGCACAGTCCCCTCGAAGCAATCATGATCCTTGTGCCAGAGGCTTATGAGAACCAGCCAGATTTAAGAGATCGCCCCGAAATTGTTGATTTCTATGAATATTACAGTGGCTTACAAGAAGCATGGGATGGTCCCGCCCTGCTCGCCTTTAGTGATGGCAAAATCGTCGGTGCAGCGCTTGATCGCAATGGTTTACGTCCTGCCCGTTATGTAATTACTAACGATGGCATGGTAATTGTTAGCTCTGAGGCAGGTACGGTTGATATTCCTGAAGTGGATATTGTCGAGAAGGGTCGCCTCGGTCCTGGACAAACGATCGCAGTTGATCTGCAAACCCATGAAATTTTGCATAACTGGGATATTAAGCAACGGGTCGCAACTGCCCATCCCTACGGTGAATGGATTAAGCAGTACCGCAAGAATTTGAAAGCCAAGCCCTTTGCAGAATCCCCTACCCTTGACGAGCAAACTGTACTCACTCACCAAACTGCTTTCGGTTACACCCTTGAAGATGTAGAAATGGTAATCGAAGCAATGGCTCAAGATGGTAAGGAGCCAGTGTTCTGCATGGGTGATGATGTACCACTTGCCTTTCTATCGCAACGTCCTCACCTGCTCTATGACTACTTCAAACAGCGCTTTGCACAGGTGACGAATCCACCGATCGATCCTCTGCGAGAAGGAACGGTCATGTCCTTGTCTATGTGTTTGGGTGAAAGAGCGAATTTACTGCTTGCTACTCCTGAAGCAGCCAATCAAATTAAGATCAGCAGTCCTGTCATTAATGAAACCGAGTTAGAGGAATTGCAGAACTTCGGTTTTGATACTGCCAAACTAGATATGCTCTTTCCAGTCGCTGCGGGGGCAAATGGACTCAAAGACGCGATCGCTAAGTTGACGAGTAGTGCCATTGCCGCAGTGCGTAGTGGCGCAAAATTGCTGATTTTAAGTGATCGCAACTTGAGCGCCGAACATGCCTATATTCCACCATTGCTAGCTGTGGGATCTGTGCATCATCGCCTTTGTGATCAAGGTATTCGCATGAAAGCTTCGATTGTGGTGGATACGGCTCAATGCTGGAGTACCCATCATTTTGCTTGTCTGATTGGTTACGGAGCCAGTGCGATTTGTCCTTATATGGCTTTGGAAACTACGCGCCAATGGTGGGGCAAAGCTAAGACCCAAACCCAGATGCAAACTGGCAAAATCAAGTCTTTGACCATTACCCAAGTTCAAGACAGCTATCGTAAGGCGGTTGAAGGTGGCTTGTTGAAGATTCTCTCAAAAATGGGGATTTCGCTATTGTCTAGCTATAGTGGCGCACAAATTTTTGAAGCGATCGGTATTGGAGCAGAAGTTGTCGATACTTGCTTCAAGGGAACTGTATCCCGTGTCGGTGGAGTCAATTTTACAGATATTGCTTCGGAATTGCTCAACTTCCATGCTCAAGCCTTCCCTGAACTAAAACAGAAGAAGCTTGAAAATTATGGCTTTGTGCAGTATCGCCCCACAGGGGAATACCACATGAATAGCCCTGAAATGGCAAAAGCCCTACATAAAGCGGTTACTGGTGATGGTTATGACCATTATGAAATTTATCGAACTCAGCTACAAAATCGCACTCCTACGGCATTGCGTGACCTGCTCGAATTTAAGAGCGATCGCCATAGCATCCCCCTTTCAGAAGTAGAAGATGTTTCGGAAATCCTGAAACGATTCTGTACAGGAGCTATGTCCCTCGGAGCCTTGAGTCGAGAAGCCCATGAAGTATTGGCGATCGCCATGAATCGTGTTGGCGGTAAATCTAATTGTGGCGAAGGTGGCGAAGATCCGATCCGTTATCTGCCCATCAACGATGTGGATGCTAATGGTATTTCCGCAACCTTCCCCCACCTCAAGGGCTTGAAGAATGGTGATACAGCGAACTCCGCAATTAAACAGATTGCATCGGGACGCTTTGGGGTCACTCCTTCCTATTTAGTCAGTTCTGACCAATTAGAAATTAAGGTTGCTCAAGGCGCAAAGCCAGGAGAAGGCGGACAACTTCCAGGTCCGAAGGTTAGTAGCTATATTGCGATGTTACGAAACTCCAAACCAGGGGTATCGCTAATCTCACCTCCTCCCCACCATGACATCTATTCCATCGAAGATCTTGCACAGCTAATTTACGATCTGCACCAGATCAATCCCACTGCTAAGGTTTCCGTCAAACTAGTATCGGAAATTGGCATCGGCACGATCGCTGCGGGTGTGGCTAAAGCTAATGCGGACATCATTCAAATTTCTGGCTATGACGGTGGTACAGGTGCATCCCCCTTGAGTTCGATTAAGCACGCAGGCTCACCTTGGGAATTAGGCTTAGCGGAAGTACATACATCGCTGATGATGAACAAGTTGCGTGATCGCGTCTTACTGCGAGTTGATGGTGGCTTTAAAACTGGTTGGGATGTGGCGATCGCAGCGCTCCTTGGTGGTGAAGAGTACGGCTTTGGTACGGCGGCTATGATTGCTGAGGGTTGTATCATGGCTCGCGTTTGCCATACAAACAAATGTCCTGTGGGCGTAACTTCTCAATTAGAACAGTTCCGTAAGCGCTTCCCTGGCACTCCTGAAAATGTTGTCAACTTCCTCTATTTCGTTGCTGAAGAAGTTCGCCAAATCCTTGCCAAACTGGGTTATAAATCCCTCAAAGAGATTATCGGACGCTCTGATCTACTCACTAAGCGGCAGGATTTGAAACTGGTGAAACTCGATCTTAACCAAGTTGATCTCGGCTGTTTGATTAATCTGCCTGACACAAAGAGCGATCGCAGTTGGTTAGAACATTCTCCCACTTCCCACAGTAATGGTGCGGTGCTTGATGACGAAATCTTGGCGGATTTAGAGGTACAGCAGGCGATCGCCAATCAAACTGACCTCAACAAAACCTACAAGATTGTCAATACTGATCGCTCCGTTGGTGCAAGAGTATCGGGGGCGATCGCTAAAAAATATGGTAATTCTGGGCTGGCAAGTCACCTCAATCTTGAATTTGTGGGCGCAGCAGGTCAGAGTTTTGGTGCATTCAACATCAATGGCGTAAATCTGTCAGTCATCGGGGAAGCCAACGATTATGTCGGCAAAGGACTCAACGGTGGCGTGATTAGCATCAAACCCAGCCCTGAAAGCACCTTTAATCCTGCTGATAATTCCATCGTCGGGAATACCTGTCTCTATGGCGCAACAGGTGGTTATCTATTCGTCAATGGGCGTGCTGGTGAACGTTTTGGTGTTCGGAACTCTGGGGCAAAGGCAGTTGTCGAAGGCACAGGCGATCACTGTTGCGAATATATGACAGGCGGCGTAATCGTAGTGCTAGGAACTACAGGGCGCAATGTTGGTGCAGGGATGACAGGCGGTATTGCTTACTTCCTCGATCTTGACGATAAATTCCAAGAGCGTCTCAGCCAAGAAGTTCTTAAAGTCCAAAGAGTTAGCACTATCGCAGGTGAAAATCAGCTTAGGGAACTGATTCAATCAAGCTATGATTATACTGGTAGTCCTAGAGCCAAGGAAATTGTCGATAATTGGTCAACCTATCTACCTAAGTTTTGGCAAGTTGTGCCCCCTTCAGAACAAAATAGCCCTGAAGCGATCGATGTATTTCCTATAGCAGCAACGGTTTAG
- a CDS encoding MEKHLA domain-containing protein: MNSYKSQPWLQPELVQHIQCLCYSFQHWTGTPLISTPSNNSSLELANLLFNADFVVVSHGTQADPILNYGNQKALDLWKMDWQTFTSTPSRYTAEPVERSEREKLLAQAKSQGYISNYRGIRVANNGDRFYIDQAIIWNVVDQEAKLCGQAATFQNWEAITKQ, from the coding sequence GTGAATTCATATAAATCTCAACCTTGGTTGCAGCCCGAACTAGTGCAACATATTCAGTGCCTTTGCTATAGCTTTCAGCATTGGACTGGCACTCCATTAATCTCAACACCTAGCAATAATTCATCCCTAGAACTCGCCAATTTACTATTTAATGCTGATTTTGTCGTGGTTTCTCATGGTACTCAAGCCGATCCCATTCTGAACTATGGTAATCAAAAGGCTCTCGATCTCTGGAAAATGGATTGGCAAACTTTCACATCTACACCATCTCGATATACAGCTGAGCCTGTAGAACGGAGTGAAAGAGAAAAACTTTTAGCACAAGCAAAATCACAAGGTTACATAAGTAACTATCGCGGTATTCGGGTTGCTAATAATGGCGATCGTTTTTATATTGATCAAGCAATTATCTGGAATGTCGTTGATCAAGAAGCCAAACTCTGTGGACAAGCCGCAACTTTTCAAAATTGGGAAGCAATCACGAAACAATAG
- a CDS encoding 2-isopropylmalate synthase, with translation MSTSVTSLESKNAQDRIIFFDTTLRDGEQSPGATLNVEQKLLIAQQLARLGVDIIEAGFPFASKGDFHAVQEIAKLVGTENGPTICGLARATKGDIEAAAEAVKPAAKGRIHTFLATSDIHLEYKLRKTRAEVLAIVPEMVAYAKSKVADVEFSPEDAGRSDPEFLYQVLEVAIAAGASTVNIPDTVGYLTPSEFGDLIKGIKDNVRNIDQAIISVHGHNDLGLAVANFLEAAKHGARQMECTINGIGERAGNAALEELVMALHVRRAYFNTYLGRPAESTTPLCNIDTKQIYKTSRLVSNLTGMLVQPNKAIVGANAFAHESGIHQDGVLKNRLTYEIMDAQSIGLTDNLIVLGKLSGRNALSSRLKELGFELSEQELNAAFVRFKELADKKREISDRDIEAIVNDEIRHAPEAFKLDHVQVSCGDRAIPTATVTVVMPDGQEITDASVGTGPVDAIYKAINRIVNVPNQLIEYSVQSVTAGIDALGEVTIRLKHPDAGTLSGHSANTDIIVASARAYLSALNKLYFALQTPSTKISDRDNLKKEAVL, from the coding sequence ATGTCTACATCAGTAACATCATTAGAGTCTAAAAATGCTCAGGATCGTATTATCTTTTTTGACACCACACTACGCGACGGTGAACAGTCCCCAGGCGCAACCCTGAACGTGGAGCAAAAACTGCTAATCGCCCAGCAACTGGCTCGACTTGGTGTAGACATTATCGAGGCAGGTTTTCCGTTTGCTAGCAAGGGTGATTTTCATGCAGTTCAAGAAATCGCTAAGCTCGTTGGTACGGAAAATGGTCCTACGATTTGCGGTTTAGCGCGTGCTACTAAAGGCGACATTGAAGCTGCCGCCGAGGCTGTCAAACCTGCGGCAAAAGGAAGGATTCATACCTTCCTTGCAACTTCTGATATTCACCTAGAATACAAACTCCGCAAGACTCGCGCTGAAGTTTTGGCGATCGTTCCTGAGATGGTTGCCTATGCTAAATCTAAAGTTGCCGATGTCGAATTTTCGCCAGAAGATGCAGGTCGATCCGATCCTGAATTTCTCTACCAAGTATTAGAAGTCGCGATCGCCGCTGGTGCATCAACGGTGAATATCCCCGATACAGTTGGTTATTTGACTCCTTCAGAATTTGGAGACTTGATCAAGGGCATTAAAGATAATGTCCGCAATATTGATCAAGCGATTATTTCCGTACATGGACACAACGATCTTGGTTTAGCAGTTGCTAATTTCCTTGAAGCTGCGAAGCATGGTGCACGGCAAATGGAATGCACCATCAATGGTATCGGCGAACGTGCAGGTAATGCCGCCCTCGAAGAATTGGTCATGGCGTTACATGTCCGTCGCGCTTATTTCAATACCTATCTCGGTCGTCCTGCGGAATCAACAACTCCTCTCTGCAATATTGACACTAAGCAGATTTACAAGACTTCGCGCCTTGTGTCCAATCTCACAGGAATGTTGGTACAGCCAAATAAGGCGATCGTTGGTGCAAATGCCTTTGCCCATGAGTCAGGGATTCACCAAGATGGTGTTTTGAAAAATCGTCTAACCTACGAAATCATGGATGCTCAGTCCATTGGCTTGACTGATAACCTAATCGTTCTTGGTAAGCTTTCAGGACGCAATGCTTTGAGTTCGCGATTGAAAGAACTTGGCTTTGAACTATCAGAACAAGAACTTAATGCTGCCTTTGTGCGCTTTAAAGAACTTGCTGATAAAAAACGCGAAATTAGCGATCGCGACATCGAAGCGATCGTCAATGATGAAATTCGCCATGCTCCCGAAGCCTTCAAACTCGATCATGTCCAAGTAAGCTGTGGTGATCGTGCTATCCCAACAGCAACTGTCACTGTAGTCATGCCCGATGGTCAGGAAATTACTGATGCTTCCGTAGGTACTGGTCCTGTAGATGCTATTTACAAAGCCATCAATCGCATTGTGAATGTACCAAATCAGTTGATTGAGTACTCAGTGCAATCAGTTACCGCAGGGATCGATGCCCTTGGTGAAGTCACCATTCGTCTCAAGCATCCTGATGCAGGTACGCTCTCTGGTCATTCGGCAAACACAGATATTATTGTTGCTTCAGCTAGAGCCTATCTCAGTGCTTTGAATAAGCTCTACTTCGCACTTCAGACTCCTAGTACAAAGATCAGCGATCGCGATAATCTTAAGAAAGAAGCTGTTTTATAA
- the psb28 gene encoding photosystem II reaction center protein Psb28, whose amino-acid sequence MTAKIQLAIGIDEEASDVKITRSKDGDTSVAVFFFESPNCMSGADAGNNEILGMYMIDEEGQMVTRNVNAKFINGKSAGIEAIHKLNGQSEWERFLRFMNRYAEANGMSLNKA is encoded by the coding sequence ATGACAGCGAAAATACAGTTAGCGATCGGCATTGATGAGGAAGCTTCTGATGTAAAAATCACGAGATCGAAGGATGGAGATACCAGCGTTGCTGTGTTTTTCTTTGAATCACCTAACTGTATGTCTGGCGCGGATGCTGGCAACAATGAAATTCTAGGGATGTATATGATTGATGAAGAGGGGCAAATGGTGACACGCAATGTCAATGCCAAATTCATTAATGGAAAGTCGGCGGGAATTGAAGCAATTCATAAACTCAATGGACAGTCAGAATGGGAACGTTTTTTGAGATTTATGAATCGCTATGCTGAAGCAAATGGAATGAGCCTTAACAAAGCTTAA
- the purU gene encoding formyltetrahydrofolate deformylase, with protein sequence MTMTTATLLVSCPDQKGLVAKISDWVFSHGGNILHADQHSDSTAGLFLMRVEWELDGFDLVREEISLTFDKLAIDIHAKWNIHFSDYVRRIAIFVSKQDHCLYDLILRQRSYELNAVIPVVISNHPDLEKVAHNFGINYHHIPINPENKLEQEKKQLELLNQYKIDLVVLAKYMQVLSPDFLSQFSQVINIHHSFLPAFAGANPYQRAYKRGVKIIGATAHYVTDELDEGPIIEQDVIRVSHRDSVTDLIRKGKDLERIVLARAVRQHLQNRVLVYGQSASSGLGLRTVVFD encoded by the coding sequence ATAACTATGACAACTGCAACTTTACTAGTTTCTTGTCCAGATCAAAAAGGGTTAGTCGCAAAAATCTCGGACTGGGTGTTTTCTCACGGTGGCAATATTCTCCACGCCGATCAGCATTCTGATAGTACGGCAGGACTATTTTTGATGCGGGTTGAGTGGGAGTTAGATGGCTTTGATCTAGTACGAGAAGAGATCTCACTGACTTTTGACAAATTAGCGATTGATATTCATGCTAAATGGAATATTCACTTTTCTGACTATGTACGCCGTATAGCCATTTTTGTCTCAAAGCAGGATCACTGTCTATATGATTTGATCCTGAGGCAGCGATCATATGAACTCAATGCCGTGATTCCCGTAGTCATTAGCAATCACCCTGATTTAGAAAAGGTTGCCCATAACTTTGGAATTAATTATCATCACATTCCGATCAATCCTGAAAATAAGTTGGAGCAGGAGAAAAAGCAACTCGAACTACTCAACCAATACAAAATTGACTTAGTGGTTCTGGCGAAATATATGCAGGTGCTTAGCCCAGATTTTCTATCGCAATTTTCGCAAGTGATTAATATCCACCATTCATTTTTGCCAGCCTTTGCGGGGGCGAATCCCTATCAAAGAGCCTATAAGCGTGGTGTAAAGATTATCGGGGCAACGGCTCACTATGTAACCGATGAACTTGATGAGGGCCCTATTATTGAGCAGGATGTGATACGGGTTTCCCATCGCGATTCTGTTACTGATCTTATTCGTAAAGGTAAAGACCTTGAAAGAATTGTGTTAGCTAGGGCTGTCAGACAACATTTACAAAACCGAGTATTAGTTTATGGTCAATCTGCTAGCTCAGGATTGGGACTAAGGACTGTAGTATTTGATTAG
- a CDS encoding MGMT family protein, giving the protein MTKIATSYDQIYEIVRQIPRGYVATYGQIAELANLARKARVVGYALYRVDMQTLDVPWQRVVNAKGEISLSPLRFGTDYLQRSLLESEGIIFSPTGRIDLRKYLWKPDLG; this is encoded by the coding sequence ATGACCAAAATAGCAACAAGTTATGATCAAATTTATGAAATTGTGCGACAAATTCCACGTGGTTATGTGGCTACCTATGGACAGATTGCTGAGCTTGCCAATTTAGCAAGAAAAGCGCGTGTAGTTGGCTATGCCCTCTATCGTGTGGATATGCAAACTTTAGATGTACCTTGGCAGCGAGTGGTAAATGCTAAGGGAGAAATTTCTCTTTCGCCTTTACGCTTTGGAACTGACTATTTACAGCGATCGCTTCTGGAGTCGGAAGGAATTATTTTTAGCCCCACAGGTAGAATCGATCTACGCAAATATTTATGGAAACCTGATTTAGGGTGA
- a CDS encoding NIL domain-containing protein, whose translation MLAAECIDSRATVNIEEKRRTTTCIAMRVPRSCYGEPIISRLSCEHGLTVTIIAALLGENPEDDGWFTLELTGTTQQIQSGIIYLEELDLEIWDKTAVEDESW comes from the coding sequence ATGCTAGCGGCGGAATGCATCGATTCCAGAGCTACCGTAAATATAGAGGAAAAGCGACGGACAACTACATGCATAGCTATGCGCGTACCGAGAAGTTGCTACGGAGAGCCAATTATCTCTCGCCTATCCTGTGAACACGGGCTGACTGTGACTATCATTGCTGCACTTCTTGGAGAAAACCCTGAAGATGACGGCTGGTTCACTTTAGAATTAACTGGAACAACTCAACAAATACAAAGTGGCATTATTTATCTAGAAGAGCTAGATTTAGAAATTTGGGATAAAACGGCTGTCGAAGACGAAAGCTGGTAA
- a CDS encoding peroxiredoxin, whose amino-acid sequence MTLRLGDIVPDFTQDSTDGVINFHEWIGDSWAILFSHPKDFTPVCTTELGTVAKLKSEFDKRSIKAIALSVDGVESHKGWVGDIEETQNTKLNYPILADEDKKVSELYGMIHPNSSTGNTLTVRSVFIIDSNKKLRLTLTYPASTGRNFDEILRVIDSLQLTDNYSVATPANWKDGEDVVIVPSVSDEEAKTKFPKGFNPVKPYLRLTPQPNR is encoded by the coding sequence ATGACACTGCGTTTAGGCGATATCGTACCCGATTTTACTCAAGACTCTACTGATGGCGTGATTAACTTTCATGAGTGGATCGGTGATAGCTGGGCAATTCTATTTTCGCACCCCAAAGATTTCACCCCTGTTTGCACCACTGAGCTAGGAACTGTTGCCAAGCTCAAGTCGGAATTTGATAAGCGCAGCATTAAAGCAATCGCCTTAAGTGTTGATGGTGTTGAATCTCACAAGGGATGGGTTGGCGATATTGAAGAAACCCAAAACACCAAGCTAAACTACCCTATCCTTGCTGACGAAGACAAAAAAGTTTCTGAACTTTACGGAATGATTCACCCTAACTCTTCCACGGGGAATACTTTGACTGTTAGATCAGTATTTATCATTGATTCCAATAAGAAACTTCGCCTTACCTTGACCTATCCTGCTAGCACAGGTCGCAACTTCGATGAAATTTTGCGCGTAATTGACTCACTTCAATTAACCGACAACTACAGCGTTGCAACACCAGCTAACTGGAAAGATGGCGAAGATGTGGTAATCGTCCCTTCTGTTTCCGATGAGGAAGCCAAGACTAAATTTCCTAAAGGCTTCAATCCTGTAAAACCATACCTACGCCTCACCCCTCAGCCTAACAGATAA
- a CDS encoding transposase, giving the protein MMVIVTAANLNDRKGATLVLKKFNLIRDRFPRLSTIWVDRGDNGKVFILAILHTFFWCLLVVVHLAGQKGFAVQQKRWVVERSFAWFSRFRRLNRDYGLLPETSEAFFYVGLIQILLKRLA; this is encoded by the coding sequence ATGATGGTGATTGTCACTGCCGCAAATCTTAATGACCGCAAGGGTGCAACCTTGGTTTTGAAAAAATTTAACCTAATTCGTGACCGATTCCCACGTCTGTCAACAATTTGGGTAGATCGTGGTGATAACGGTAAGGTCTTCATTCTGGCAATTCTGCATACTTTTTTCTGGTGTTTACTTGTTGTTGTCCATCTTGCGGGGCAAAAAGGCTTTGCTGTTCAACAAAAGCGGTGGGTGGTTGAGCGTTCTTTTGCTTGGTTTTCTCGCTTTCGCCGTTTGAACAGAGATTACGGACTTTTACCTGAAACTTCTGAGGCTTTTTTCTATGTCGGCTTGATCCAGATCCTCCTCAAACGTCTTGCTTAA